In a genomic window of Meriones unguiculatus strain TT.TT164.6M chromosome 8, Bangor_MerUng_6.1, whole genome shotgun sequence:
- the LOC110539915 gene encoding LOW QUALITY PROTEIN: lipocalin-15 (The sequence of the model RefSeq protein was modified relative to this genomic sequence to represent the inferred CDS: substituted 2 bases at 2 genomic stop codons), translating to MRPLLLSWVLVLFWVSEAQAEVSLSPEFDDQKFSGLRHVIAMVSDCKAFLDNKGFVLMSTXAVSASVEDDLSIYMKLPRVDGCNYTAAEYMRVGSQGHFXVPAMSSLDCPDAHISDADCSSFTEVHIYMELEGVFSITVELYNERPGLALFLAPPHSLLSPSLQPTASPRMHCPLALTALPPFEVVFDKSHVPSPQALKVFQDFYPTMGGLDNMMIMLPKSNT from the exons ATGCGGCCACTCCTGCTGAGCTGGGTACTGGTGCTGTTCTGGGTGTCTGAGGCTCAAGCTGAGGTCTCACTGTCGCCTGAATTTGATGACCAAA AATTCTCAGGTCTCAGGCATGTCATTGCCATGGTGTCTGACTGCAAAGCCTTCCTGGACAACAAGGGCTTTGTGCTGATGTCCACCTGAGCTGTCAGTGCCTCTGTGGAGGATGATCTCAGTATCTACATGAAGTTGCCAAG GGTAGACGGCTGTAACTATACTGCTGCTGAATACATGAGAGTAGGGTCTCAGGGGCACTTCTGAGTTCCAGCTATGTCTT CCCTGGACTGCCCAGATGCCCACATCTCCGATGCTGACTGTAGCTCCTTCACAGAGGTGCACATCTACATGGAGCTGGAAGGAGTGTTTAGCATCACGGTGGAGCTCTACAATGAGAGACCTGGGCTTGCCCTCTTCCTGGCCCCACCTCACTCTCTGCTGTCTCCCTCACTTCAGCCCACTGCTTCTCCCAGAATGCACTGCCCTCTAGCCCTCACTGCTTTGCCCCCTTTTGAGGTCGTGTTTG ACAAGTCCCACGTCCCGAGTCCCCAGGCCTTGAAGGTCTTTCAAGACTTCTACCCAACAATGGGGGGCCTGGATAACATGATGATCATGTTGCCAAAATCAAATACCTAG
- the Lcn8 gene encoding epididymal-specific lipocalin-8: MEARLLSIVCGLFLLILLQAESTAVELVPEKIAGFWKEVAVASDQNLVLKAQRRVEGLFLTFHGRNLTVKAVYNSSGSCTTETSVGSKRDTVGEFAFPGHREIYVLDTDYERYTILKLSLLWQGRNFHVLKYFTRSLENEDEPGFWRFREMTAGQGLYMLARHGRCAELLKEVSPLPLVYIAAQLS, translated from the exons ATGGAAGCCAGGCTGCTGAGCATCGTCTGCGGACTCTTCCTGCTGATCCTGCTACAGGCAGAGTCTACAGCAGTGGAACTAGTACCAGAGAAg ATCGCAGGATTCTGGAAGGAAGTAGCTGTGGCTTCTGACCAAAACCTGGTGCTGAAGGCTCAAAGGAGAGTAGAGGGTCTGTTCCTCACCTTCCATGGGAGGAACCTCACTGTGAAGGCTGTATACAACAG CTCAGGAAGCTGTACGACAGAGACGTCAGTGGGGTCAAAAAGAGACACTGTAGGGGAGTTTGCTTTTCCTG GCCACAGGGAGATCTACGTGCTGGACACAGACTATGAGCGCTACACCATCCTAAAGCTGTCCCTGCTCTGGCAGGGTAGAAACTTCCATGTCCTCAAGTACTTCA CTCGGAGCCTTGAGAATGAAGATGAGCCAGGCTTCTGGAGGTTCCGGGAAATGACAGCAGGGCAGGGCCTTTACATGCTGGCCCGACACG GGAGATGTGCTGAGCTGTTGAAGGAGGTGAGTCCACTGCCTTTGGTCTACATTGCAGCCCAACTCTCATGA
- the LOC110539913 gene encoding epididymal-specific lipocalin-5-like, translating into MDSIMLFTLLGLCVGLAAGTQDEVLTNFDLSKFSGFWYEIAFASKMGAHASAHKEEKMGAMMVHLEENLLALTTTYYNEDHCVLEKVGAAQADQPGKFKVTRVAGTKEVVVVATDYKTYAIMDITFPVADAVYRAMKLYSRSLDHNEEALSKFQKKALEYGFSATDIHILKHDLTCVSTLKSGTPVRRRLVSVQSDRVNANALHFSVNTL; encoded by the exons ATGGACAGCATCATGCTCTTCACCCTGCTGGGACTATGTGTGGGGCTGGCAGCTGGCACCCAGGATGAAGTGCTGACGAACTTCGACTTAAGCAAG TTTTCAGGCTTCTGGTACGAGATTGCCTTTGCCTCCAAGATGGGTGCACATGCCTCAGCGCACAAGGAAGAGAAGATGGGAGCCATGATGGTCCATCTGGAGGAGAACCTTCTGGCTCTGACCACCACCTATTACAA TGAGGACCACTGTGTGCTGGAGAAAGTCGGGGCAGCTCAGGCAGACCAGCCagggaagttcaaggtcaccagaGTAGCAG GAACCAAAGAAGTTGTTGTTGTGGCCACTGATTACAAGACTTACGCCATCATGGATATCACTTTTCCAGTGGCTGATGCAGTCTACCGGGCCATGAAACTGTACA GCCGGAGCTTGGACCACAATGAGGAAGCCCTGAGCAAGTTCCAGAAGAAAGCCTTGGAGTATGGATTTTCAGCAACAGATATACACATTCTCAAGCACGACT TAACCTGTGTGAGCACACTGAAATCG GGCACACCGGTGCGTCGCCGCTTGGTTTCCGTCCAGAGTGACCGCGTGAATGCGAATGCACTGCATTTCTCTGTGAATACTCTCTAA